The Sulfurimonas aquatica genomic sequence ACCTTCAAGCGCTGACTCAAACTCTGTAGCACTATGCTCTAACTTAGCAACCGAAGATGCAAAAAGTTCCATAGAGCTATTTCCACTGCGTTCAATATCTTTTAGTGCTTTTGCAGCTCCTACTTCCATACCCTCAGCATAAGCCTCTTCTTTTGCAATTTCTAGTTGCTTCTTATACTCTTCTTCTTTAGCCTCTAACTTCATCTGTAACTTAATAAAATTTGAGGACATTTCATCTGTTTTTTGCATAAGAGATTCAATAAGAGACTCTTTAGAACTACTGCTTAATGCACTTGAGTCTATGTCACTTGCTCTTGCTTTTGGATGGTACTCTTTTGTATAGCCACCATTAATTTCCTCACCATTGGAGCTAGTAGATTTTGGTGCTGAAGAGATTACTTTAAATTTATATTTATCTACACTGTGTGATTCTATTGAATCATTTGGAATTATTGATGCCATTATACTACTCTATCATCTCTTCAGTTGAACCCATCTGAATAGTTCCAGCTTCTGCTAGACCATTTACAACTTCAACTATTTTTCTCTGAGCTACCTCAACATCTTTCATCTTAACAGCACCAAGGAACTGCATCTCTTCTTCAAATGCTTCACGAGCACGCTCACTCATAGCTGAGAAAAACTTCTCTTTAAGCTCTTCTGGAGAAGATTTAAGTCCTAGCATTAAATCTGCTTTATCCACAGCTTTTAATATCTCAGCTATTGCAAGTTTATCAAGTGAAACAATATCTTCAAAGGTAAACATCATCTCTTTAATAAGTGTTGCTAACTCTTCATCTACCTGCTCAATATTTGAGAGTGTTGATTTAGAACTCTTAGCACCAAGACGATTAAACACATCAGCAACAGCACGTGGACCACCCACTTCAACTTTATATGAAGCGAGTGATTCTAGCTTTGATTCTAGTACTGCGGAGACTCGCTTAAT encodes the following:
- the fliH gene encoding flagellar assembly protein FliH, translating into MASIIPNDSIESHSVDKYKFKVISSAPKSTSSNGEEINGGYTKEYHPKARASDIDSSALSSSSKESLIESLMQKTDEMSSNFIKLQMKLEAKEEEYKKQLEIAKEEAYAEGMEVGAAKALKDIERSGNSSMELFASSVAKLEHSATEFESALEGIKSELISAALDISQEVIKVEIANNSSEIAKVLSEELIKELQSASKITLKVNPKNHGSLSESLGKLGHIEIVSDSAISEGGVVVMSDAGNIDAQVSKRFQRVKKAALSE